From Juglans regia cultivar Chandler chromosome 8, Walnut 2.0, whole genome shotgun sequence, the proteins below share one genomic window:
- the LOC108997761 gene encoding calmodulin-like protein 11, whose translation MADALTEDQMAEFREAFCLIDKDSDGYITMEELATIIQSLNENPTKEEVRDMIGEVDADGNGTIDFQEFLNIMARKMKENVAEELKEAFKVFDRDQDGYISANELRHVMMNLGERLTDEEAEQMIKEADLDGDGQVSYEEFARMMMLN comes from the exons ATGGCAGATGCGTTGACAGAAGATCAGATGGCAGAGTTCCGAGAAGCCTTTTGTCTCATTGACAAGGATTCGGACG GGTACATTACTATGGAAGAATTGGCAACGATCATTCAGTCATTGAATGAAAACCccacaaaagaagaagttcgAGACATGATTGGTGAAGTTGATGCTGATGGAAATGGGACCATAGACTTTCAAGAATTCTTGAATATTATGGCAAGAAAAATGAAG GAAAATGTTGCCGAGGAGCTAAAAGAAGCCTTCAAAGTCTTTGACAGGGATCAAGATGGATATATTTCAGCTAATGAG CTGAGACATGTAATGATGAATTTGGGGGAGAGATTGACGGACGAAGAGGCTGAGCAGATGATTAAAGAGGCTGATTTAGATGGTGATGGTCAAGTCAGCTATGAAGAGTTTGCAAGGATGATGATGCTCAATTGA